From one Coffea eugenioides isolate CCC68of chromosome 11, Ceug_1.0, whole genome shotgun sequence genomic stretch:
- the LOC113752052 gene encoding transcription factor bHLH18-like, translating into MEDTAEASWFSELEGMEDPFVSDQYDITDFFDEELSAALGEEQYFPSSLSPQCNSLSSGQIPRNNSTTSLCGSSTMEPPQNVVERPSKHHKANNYLNNSSTLQATNSCHEHVICTFGNSNVVPERNRQQLIMGTNTGDDLVSEALISRASFTSLVEAVKGVHTTKKTSGRTRPPSQTYDHIIAERKRREQLSQQFVALSAIVPGLKKMDKTSVLGDTIKYLKHLQQREKELEEQATVQTMESLVLVKKSQLLLEDEGEPSDEQGGCCNEQPLPEIEAKMCDKHVLVRILCEKHRGVLVEILSEMDKLNLDVINTNVAPFGSLALYITIITEMKREFNLSMKELVNSLASGLRRATLQKA; encoded by the exons ATGGAGGATACAGCTGAGGCTTCATGGTTCTCTGAACTG GAGGGAATGGAGGATCCATTTGTCAGCGACCAATATGATATCACAGATTTCTTTGATGAAGAATTGTCTGCTGCACTCGGAGAAGAACAGTACTTCCCTAGCTCTTTATCTCCACAGTGCAACTCACTTTCCTCTGGGCAGATTCCAAGAAACAATTCCACTACCAGCTTGTGTGGATCTTCTACTATGGAACCTCCCCAAAATGTGGTCGAAAGACCATCTAAACACCACAAGGCAAACAATTATCTTAACAACTCGTCGACTCTTCAAGCCACCAATTCATGCCATGAGCACGTAATTTGCACATTTGGGAACTCAAACGTGGTCCCAGAAAGGAACCGTCAACAGTTGATCATGGGAACAAACACAGGCGATGATTTAGTATCTGAAGCGTTGATTTCCAGGGCTTCATTTACGAGTCTTGTAGAAGCAGTGAAAGGGGTACATACAACGAAGAAGACTAGTGGTCGTACGAGACCACCTTCCCAAACTTATGACCATATAATTGCCGAGAGAAAGCGCCGTGAGCAGCTAAGCCAACAATTTGTAGCTCTTTCAGCAATAGTTCCCGGCCTGAAGAAA ATGGATAAAACTTCAGTTCTTGGTGATACAATCAAGTACTTGAAACATCTTCAGCAGCGAGAAAAGGAGCTCGAGGAGCAAGCTACGGTGCAGACCATGGAATCTTTGGTACTTGTCAAGAAATCTCAGCTCTTGCTTGAAGACGAGGGCGAGCCCTCAGATGAGCAGGGGGGTTGCTGCAATGAGCAACCGCTTCCTGAAATTGAGGCTAAAATGTGTGATAAGCATGTTCTTGTGAGAATACTGTGTGAGAAGCATAGAGGAGTATTAGTTGAAATACTTTCAGAGATGGATAAACTCAATCTGGATGTTATCAACACAAATGTTGCACCATTTGGAAGTTTGGCTCTATATATTACCATTATTACTGAG ATGAAGAGAGAATTCAACCTGTCGATGAAAGAACTCGTGAATAGTCTTGCATCAGGTTTAAGGCGAGCAACACTTCAGAAAGCTTGA